The following are encoded together in the Lentisphaera araneosa HTCC2155 genome:
- the rpsO gene encoding 30S ribosomal protein S15, with product MTKEKRQEIIAAFQRKEGDVGSPEVQIALLTGRIIELTEHMKKNKKDYSTSRGLITMVNNRKKLLRYLNSENHAGYIEITDKLKIRR from the coding sequence ATGACTAAAGAAAAAAGACAAGAAATCATCGCGGCTTTTCAACGCAAAGAAGGCGACGTTGGTTCACCTGAAGTACAAATCGCACTCCTCACTGGTCGCATCATCGAGCTCACTGAGCACATGAAGAAGAACAAAAAAGACTACAGCACTAGTCGCGGTTTAATCACAATGGTTAACAACAGAAAGAAACTTCTTCGTTACCTAAACAGCGAAAACCACGCTGGGTACATCGAAATTACTGATAAA